In one Arachis duranensis cultivar V14167 chromosome 9, aradu.V14167.gnm2.J7QH, whole genome shotgun sequence genomic region, the following are encoded:
- the LOC110275009 gene encoding uncharacterized protein LOC110275009 — protein sequence MIGSMVASKLMAPRIWYFPSNFVDEVLNDAHMDRLEAAYTLSWMPEMNDLHYEPADVWYLMILDAKEVRVYAFDGNKTPKSIIRREANMTRIVNIVCRALGKLVMLNWNLLNLRHGTPNLAN from the exons ATGATTGGGTCAATGGTTGCTTCAAAGCTGATGGCTCCGCGTATATGGTACTTCCCATCTAACTTTGTTGATGAGGTCCTCAACGATGCTCATATGGATCGGTTGGAGGCTGCATACACACTATCTTGGATGCCAGAAATGAATGATCTCCACTAT GAGCCAGCAGACGTGTGGTATTTGATGATTCTTGATGCTAAGGAAGTAAGGGTGTATGCCTTTGACGGGAACAAAACCCCCAAAAGCATTATTAGAAGAGAGGCCAACATGACTCGCATTGTGAATATAGTT TGTCGCGCTTTAGGGAAGTTGGTCATGTTGAATTGGAATCTGCTCAACCTTAGGCATGGCACCCCAAATCTGGCAAATTAG